The genomic interval AGCTAGCAGTTATATATAACTGACTGCTTATTCAATGAAACAGTTCAGTAAATGATCACTGTAAATAAAGTGTAAATAATCAACGACTTTGGTTGTTTCTTTCGTCAGACCTACCTGCCAGGTTCAACTAAGAAGATAGCGTTCCATCAAGAGTTGTTAGTGCTCTTCTGGAAGATGTGCGATCACAACAAGAAATTTCTCTTCTACGTGCTCAAGAGTAGCGACGTGCTCGACGTATTAGTGCCAATCTTATACCATCTGAACGACGCCAGGGCTGATCAGTGTAAGTCTCCCGGCTACCCTTGCTCGATAGGAAAGAGCTGCTTGTGGCACTTGATTTTCTTGCCCTTTCATGATAAATGGTGTGTTGAAGTCATTGAGAGCTATAACATGCCAAGAGCATGAAATATACCATCTGCTTTTGATTATCTTGTACATGGAGATTGACTTGATTGATTTAAAGCGTTGTGGACTGCTTTCTTCTAACATAGCAGTAGCATAAATTCACCACCATGGTCAATGGATGAAGATTGGTGTGGAGGGGACAGTGGGAGGGAGGGccaaaacttttcttctttttaggTTTGCCAGATCAAGTACAGCTTTGGTTCTGATTGGACTATCATTTACTGCTTTACtgttgaaaatgtaatttttgcaAGTTGTAGGTAATTGGTAATTATCCCTttttccctcccccacccacctcccccaccccctccatccCCTCTGCCTTCTTTTCTTGGTTATGCTAATTGTTTGCATAGTGTAGATGATTTATTTACAGAGGTCTGGTTGTAATTTAACTGTTCTGCCCCGACTTGACCGATCAATCAATTGGTCAGTTATCAGTTATCGTTTTCTATTCTCGTTACAGCACGTGTTGGTCTCATGCACATCGGTGTCTTCATCCTTCTGTTGCTGAGCGGCGAAAGGAACTTTGGAGTCCGTCTGAATAAACCTTACAGTGTCCGTGTCCCCATGGATATACCAGTCTTTACTGGGACCCATGCTGACTTTTTGGTTATAGTAAGTGATTGTGCCTTTGgttgaaacaaacaagtttcatCAGTAAAAGGAAATTTTCTATTTCGGGCAAGACGAAACTtagttaaaacaaatttatccggtgggggggggggcagggagttGAGGGAATTGCTTGATGATTACTTTACGATTCAAtgaatacagtagtttgttATGAACAgctcaaataaatatgtaacagATGAACCATTAGCATCAGTATTCTAAAGTGAGGAATGTGTTAATCTAAGGTACTGTACTTTTTGATGGCAATAGGTCCTTAAAGTTACAGTTTTAAGCAGAAATCTCAAGTAGTTCTAATTATTTACTTTTCAGGTTTTCCATAAGATTATTACCTCTGGTCATCAGAGACTGCAGCCCCTGTATGACTGTTTGCTGACTATTATTGTAAATGGTAAGTGAATGAATTGAGGTTAATTTGACCCTTTCTTCTGGATGGTAacattttctgtttattttattgttgaGTCAGTTACAATCTGGTGGCACCATATTTTATCAATTACAGGGGGAAAAAATCtgtaacttttaatatttttttccatgTCTTTTCACAGTTTCTCCTTACCTGAAGAGCCTGTCCATGGTTTCAGCAAATAAGTTGCTCCATTTATTAGAGGCTTTCTCCACCCCATGGTTCCTATTCTCTAACCCCTCTAACCACCATTTGGTGTTCTTTATCCTGGAAGTGTTCAACAACATTATTCAGTACCAGTTTGATGGTAAGTTCAGAATTGTCCAAAGGCAACAATGATGCATCTCTGTTATGTTAATCTATGTGAATGCTTACCGACTAACTTTCAAATTTGAAGTTCCATATATTTTATCTTATCTGTTTATGTTGTTATCCAACGTGATATATCTTTACAATAGAGAAGGAAATGGTGTTGAGTAGTTATGAGAAAGTCTTATGCAAGTATTTTGCTGCATGTACTTTgtattatattacattttcattttattttgtttataaaaatattataattgaaGGGAAAGCAAGAATTAACAAGGAATAGACATCTTGAAGGAAAACAAGAATTTATGAGGAGTTGTCATCTTTAAAACAAGATTTAACAAGGAATAGACATCTTGAAAACAAGAATTAACAAGGAATAGATATCTTGAAAACAAGAATTAGTATATTATAATTGAAGGGAAAACATGAATTAAAGAGGAGTGGACAtctgtaaaacaaaatttaacaagAAATAGACATattgaaggaaaacaataatTAACGAGGAGTGGACATCTTGAAAACAAGAATTAGTAGATTTGTTTTAAGCAAAATGCAAATAGAAGAATACAAACATTCTGGTGCATTGCTCATAGTTTATTAATTAAAAGATAAAGGTAAAACCAAAGACTCACTGTTTTGAGGGTTTGTGTATTAGTACTTGAAATCAATTTATCTGCTTTCTTTGATTGACACCTAAATTTCCCTTTTTTCCACAATCCAGGAAATTCCAATTTGGTTTACACCATCATTCGAAAGAGGAATGTTTTTCATCAGCTAGCGAATCTGCCAACGGACCAGAGCTCAATTTCTCAAGCATTGACCCGCCGGGGAAAGAAATCGGCCCCAACACCTACGGGGGAACAGACAGAACAGCCCATGATGGAAGGAGCCTTACCCCCTGTGGACGCAGAGCCAGGAACCTTTAAAGCTTCACTGGCAGCTACACCAGGTTAGTCTTGTTATCTTATTTGGGGAACTCTCCCCCATCTAACTTTCTCTCATATCTCCCCTGACCAACTCCCTAAACCCCCTCCCTGATCATTTccccattctcccccccccaccccaaaggTAAACTAGTACTAGAATATAGATGTATCCTATGTCCAGGAAAACCAAACCTGAAGGAAAAGTGTGCTTTAATTTGCACCGTCCAGCGGAACAATAACGTCCAATGCAAAACAGCAGCGACCAGCTCACACAGCTAGAAAAGTTATATTCCCATCTCCCAAAACCTGTTGACCACTATTAAATAGAAAAGCTAGCTTCACTTCTTTATGATTGTACACTTTAATTTAAGTTTTGATAACAGAGAAtgaatttctggaaaaattgaaattgattgatagtttttctttcatctgcatttgaatattcataagaagCTGTCAGGTGGTTTATTAgtctaaataaaatatattttgggaGTCTTCAGAGATGATTATGCCCAATTCGCAAAGAAGTTACTGGTCTAGTTAATGCCATGTAGCAGAACTGCTACCAATGCAAACATTAGAAAGTCAGTGAAACTTTCATACAGTAAATACTGTGGAGTTGTATGGAAAGCAAACTTGCATAAAACTGATACAAAAATGATTATAGCTTTCAAAAGCATTTTGGTTTCAGAGTATTCCATCATTTGATTATTCTACCTCAACGTTATCTTCATAGGAGAAAACAATATCATCTATTTTAATTAGTTTACgagagagaaaggggaacaatgttttaaattttaactgGAATTAAACCTCACGCCATTATCCATTtatagtgtatatatgtgtgtgtttgttactatatgtaaaaacatcattttttttctgtactCTATTCTTTACTTTCAGCACTTCTTCTAGATTCAATCAAGCCTGGTAACCTTTCCTTCCTTTATGTCAAAGGGTTTTCATTGTTCTTTCTCTGTTTTGTTCAGACATTAACAGCAACTTTAAATAATAATCAACAGCACTGGTCACTGAAAAGCTGCCATATTGTAAATCTCAAAGTGTCTTGTTAATATGCACCTGAAAATTATCCTGAGCTCAGCTATGGCAAACCTTGACATTTTTTTTGAAACAGCAGTGTCACCTTTTAAGCTTTTATACGAATCCCCTTAATAATAAAGATCATACAGGCATTTAATACACATTAATACCAGTTGGAAATCAGGAGGCTTCAAACAAAGGAATCATGATTTCATGCCCTACACAGTGTTTGTATGTTAACAACATATCTGTTGCAAAAGCTTAAAAAAGTATGTCCACACAGGCCAATCACAATTCTAGATTTAAAGGGACAGAGCAAAAGAAAATTGTATGGCTGGAGCGGGTTTCGAACCAGTGACGTTGGCTGGGCAGTTCTCTGTTTTTCGTTTAACTTTATAATTCtaattttttaaaacaaagCTTCAGAAACAAGTTATTAAGGCACcagctttttttttctgcaattgTAAAAATCTGGTTTTGGAGAAAAGCTTCAGATCTGGATTGATGATTTTCGGTgacttttgttattttttcataAGGCTATTCAGACAGTGATGCTACGGACTCGTCACATTTGTCTGACACTGATCCGTTCAAGTTTGGTAAGGAGATTCTGTAATCGGTGGGACTTGAGGCATAATTATAACTATACTTAACATGGTAGGATGACGGTAAAGGTTTGGATCGATTAGGACCAAATATAACCGGGATGGTGACATCATAATAGTTGTATTCTAATTCACTCATTATATCTGCAAAACCTGATCATGTAAATGATTTAAGTTTTGAACCAACTACTAAACCTGTAACTGACACGGTGTTTTACCATATACTGACAtttttcatgttattgttaATCTTGTAGTCCGATTGTCACAACTAAACTGGGCAGTAGATTGTGTTCACTTTGGACTGCAATCACTGTTGATATTTGGTGCTATTGTTAATCCTAGCATCTGGCACAAATAAACCTATGGGTAGAAAGGGCTTCACTTTGGGCTGTAATCGCTACTGAAGTTTCAAGCTATTGTTTATCCTGGGATCTCACTGTCACATCTAAGCCGGGCTATAAGAATGGTTTCACTTTGGGCTGTAATCGCTACTGAAGTTTCACGCTAATGTTTATCCTGGAATCTCACTTCAAATCTAAGGCGGGCTATAAGAATGGTTTCACATTGGGCTGTAATCACTACTGAAGTTTCAAGCTAATGTTTATCCTGGGTTCTCACTGTCACATCTAAGCCGGGCTATAAGAATGGTTTCACTTTGGGATGTAATCGCTACTGAAGTTTCACGCTAATATTTATCCTGGGATCTCACTGTCACATCTAAGCCGGGCTATAAGAATGGTTTCACTTTGGGATGTAATCGCTACTGAAGTTTCAAGCTAATGTTTATCCTGGGTTCTCACTGTCACATCTAAGGCGGGCTATAAGAATGGTTTTCACTTTGGGATGTAATCGCTACTGAAGTTTCATGCTAATGTTTATCCTGGGATCTCACTGTCACATCTAAGGCGGGCTATAAGAATGGTTTTCACTTTGGGATGTAATCGGTACTGAAGTTTCAAGCTAATGTTTATCCTGGGATCTCACTGTCACATCTAAGGCGGGCTATAAGAATGGTTTTCACTTTGGGATGTAATCGCTACTGAAGTTTCAAGCTAATGTTTATCCTGGGATCTCACTGTCACATCTAAGGCGGGCTATAAGAATGGTTTTCACTTTGGGATGTAATCGCTACTGAAGTTTCAAGCTAATGTTTATCCTGGGATCTCACTGTCACATCTAAGGCGGGCTTTAAGAATGGTTTCACTTTGGGATGTAATCGCTACTGAAGTTTCAAGCTAATGTTTATCCTGGGATCTCACTGTCACATCTAAGGCGGGCTATAAGAATGGTTTTCACTTTGGGATGTAATCGCTACTGAAGTTTCAAGCTAATGTTTATCCTGGGATCTCACTGTCACATCTAAGGCGGGCTATAAGAATGGTTTTCACTTTGGGATGTAATCGCTACTGAAGTTTCAAGCTAATGTTTTTCCTGGGATCTCACCGACACATCTAAGGCGGGCTATAAGAATGGTTTCACTTTGGGATGTAATCATACTGCACCCATACATGTTTATGCTGCATCACTTGGGGGGTAATTATCCCAACTAATCTTAATTCTGCAAATTGGATATTGGTATTATAAAAATGGCTGCTCTAAATTCACATTTACATAATGATCACTTCGATGTTGTTATCCCACCTAAATCCTGATTATGTTAATTAATCCCTTGGGATGAACAGCTGACTACTccacatttacataatattaTGGATTACGTGGGTGCCATTGTTCCACCTAAATCCCACTAGCTAAGCATGACTGTTAATTGATCCCTGGTGATGATTATGATAAGTCAACTAATCCATATATTGCATAATATGATGAGATCACTTTGGCCGGATCATCCCAACTAAATCAAGTGATATATAATGGTTTTCTCTTGGAGTCAATTATCACATACTAATTTGTCTCCTAATACTGCAATTATCTCAAATATGGGTAATAATCACTCATTTAAGAATGGTTTCACTCTGAGGTTTATTAGCACAGATAAGTCAACTAACAACTATATCCCACTGCTGCTACTAACACTTCTCCCACTGCACTGGGTTTCATTCTCATTTACTTATGGTGTCATCAGTTTAATAATAAAGATTCATTGACAATACATACTGTAACCTTCAGACAGTTTGCCAGGGCTTACCATCGTTTATAAATCAGTCGATTGTTGGAAAGTGGTTGAATGTTACCCTACAATTTGCAATAAAAGATATTGTAAATGGAATGTAGTGTATCAAGTTTAGCAACACACTGAGTGGAGTGCTTCTGCGCTAAATTCATTGAGTATGAGATCTTTGTGCTTAAGTGCAGCAGTCCACAATTTTTTTGGCAGGCAAACCATTAAGTCTGCTTAGCCAATCGCACACACCTAGGGAAAAGTATTTGATGGTTGGGTttgaaatgctttttttttcattaggtAGGGTTGGGTGAATTTGTATCTTTCACGAATAACCAGTACAGACGAGACAGGGAATTAATGGTCAGATAATTatacataattaataataatcaaatataaaatcaatatataaCTGTAGCTGCAATATGTGGCTTTTTAAAAGGATCTTTGCAGTAGCAACTAGCAgctttaaaattttgaaatgaagttttaaaattttatttttaatgtttaggAGTCACATGTATGAAACATGTTGACAGTCTGCTTAAAATTTGAACACTACAAAAGAGTTAATTCTGCATTCCTCATTTCAGAAATTTAAAGGGAAATTTCATCCAAACTTTCCTTGCAGAACAGTAACCATCTCGTCCTTCACCTTCATTGGTCAAACCACGTTTAAGCAATATCAAcaatatctgatagaaaatccTTGAACGTAAACCCAAGAATAGTTTTAGTCAGCGTTTATGTTACGGTTCAAATCCTGTGCTCTCATTTGCTGAACAGGAAATTGAGTCTCTTAACTAGAAGAAAAGGCACAAAACCATATTAAGCCATGTGATGTGCAGCATTGCTGCTGATGCCTGTTACTATAGCGTCAAATTATGCACATAACAAACAACAACGGATGATAAAGGTCTCAACTGATACGGTATTAATACTGAGCGGACTTTCCGTTTCAAATGTAACACAGGGTATGGTCTGATCCCACCAACGATACTAGTCTATCGCAGGGCTCAAATTGCAGGGTCTGATCCGCGTTTTACTTTACAAATTTAACACCGGGTGCAAAGGTTCAACACTGTGCTCACGGTCTAATGTAAACAGGGCCATAACCGGCTGTGAAGCGGTTGATTAACAGTCGCATGAATTACGCAGACCGCATCCATCGGCAAAATCAAGCTCAAATATAGCTTATGTTCATCATACTGACAAACATCTAACACATGCCTACTAAACTCAAATGCAAGTTTAACATCCATTGAAGTAActttattaaatttgtttttcttctggGAGTTGCTGATATGCTAATAAtacctatctatatatatatacatgctatTTCAATCAGTTACATATTTTTGCTACTTATATAATAGattttgttatattaatgttttggATTAGAGGAAAGAAAATTTAGGCTTGAATGGGAAACCAACCAGTAAATTTAGGTTTTTAGCTCTGCCCACTACCAACTGAGCCATCCAATCTTTAGTTTGTAATAAACAGGAAtaatttatcggtatggcaTCAAAAATTGGCCAAATTGCTATATGACTCCAAACATGCATAGCAGGTTTTGTTTATTAGTTGTTGTAACCAAAAACATTTGTCGTCAGATTTTAAATATTCCTGTAAATTCAGGCAGGACAATTAATAATACCTGATTGAGTTTACACCATGTTATTCATTCACACTGGGATTAATTGTATACCCAAATAAATATACTTGTTGGTTGTTAGCAATTTTATGCCACTTGTAAAACATTAACTTGTCAATGCATAACAGGGAGCCCTTAATACAGTATATCAAATGCTAAAGAAATATAGAGCTAATATTGTTGTTTTAAACCCTTCGACGGAGTACTTTCATTTGAatttccaatttatttaagtGCTTGTGTAAACAAAACTATTGGCTTGCTACTGCAGATATTTGTATTGTGTTGGAAATTGAAGTtgagtttatatatattcatcacaatattaaaaaacaattcAATTGCTTTAAAATTAGTGTCCTTGCATCAtcattgttcatattttataaTAGGTTTTCAAACTGGGATTTTTTCTACAAATTAAATGAGGTTGGTAGGAATGagatgaaaatatttgttgattttGTATATTAAGGAAACTGGGAATCTTATATTTGGGGATGAGATGTGATTGAAACAGTATATATGTGTTGGTTTTGATGTATTTGAAGATGAGCTATTTGGCCTTTCTGCTTTTATTTCCAAAAGATTCTTACTTTTTCTACATTGTTATGTAAACATTTGAATAAGAAAAATTGAAGAATTGCAATGAAAAACAATTTTGTATTTCCTTTTTCACTATCAGGTGTTGCATCAATGACAGAAACATCAAAGGTGATGCCTGGAGAAGGTGTAGAGGGTGTGGAGGGTGCTGAGGGAGGGGAAGAGCCCAAAGACTCACCAACCAAGGAGGAGAACAGTGACCAGGCCGGGGTAAATTACCAGGTTCACTCTGTTCCCCTAGGTGTCCCATTCTGtataaataatatgaatatttttctctCTATGTTGTTCACTGATCTGGTAATTAGCCGCAAGAGTTATTTTGTGACTTAAGACAGTAGTATAGGATTGATGTGTCATGCAACAAAAGTGAAAGGTTTTCTCTTGTTGCTTTTTGATAGATATTGATAGCTTTGAAGATATTCaccattaaaatatgctaaaatgtCTGGAATTCTGCTTTAAGGCTATATTGATGAAGAGAAAGCTCCTTAGTGCAGTGCAGGCCTGTATGATTAGTTTTAAATCAATTGTTATATAAATACTAATAATTCAGTAATTGTTCCTTTAACTTCATACAAACTGCAGAACAACCTGTATAGCTATTCATGAACAATACTGAAACAGCTCAGCATTGATTGGTTATCTTTGTTCTGTACATCCTTCCATAGCAACATAGCAACCTGCTTTCTTCATACTTCAATTGACCATGTGTGTACATTAATCGCAGTCATTAGTTACCCGTACGACTAATGCACAGTGATGTCCCTTTCCCAACTTTGATTGGTCATCTTTGTTCTGTACATCCTCCCATAGCAACATAACACCATGCCTTCTTCCAAGCTGAATTCACAAacacttttcaaattgatttgTTCACACAGGCTCATCAGCCTCCTCCACCAGGAGCCAGTGATACTGAGAGTTCAGCAGCAGAATCACAGCAGTCTGCTGCTGTTGCTGTTGCCAAGGCGGAAGCTGCTCCAAGCTCTCCACCGGAGGAATCCTCCTCTTTGGAGGAGAGGCAGATTCAGAGCATGCAGAGGACTGCCTCCGTCTCAAGCTCTGGCACTACCACGACAGTGTCCACTGAATGGCGAGCAACTCCAGACTGGGTAAATTTACATCTCTCTAATAACATGGCGACAACTTGAGAACCAATTGAGAGAAACCATATTTTAAGTGTGGAAACAAAAAGCAACTTGGaattctaagaaaaaaaaattgcaaatgtCATGTGAGAGTTGTGAATAAGAAGAGGTACTAGTGCTGTGgtatgacacctttgacaaaatCAACATATCAAAAGCCAAGATATCAGTGTACATGAAATAGACTTAAGATGAGTCAAATGAAGCATCACTTGATTGCAATACCAAAGTCAATGAAGACTCTGGCTATGAAAATTTTTCAAAGCTAAGATTGCCATGAAAGTGCAAACACTTTATGCAAATTGATATTCCAAAAACTAACTATGGAAGACTAAAAGTTTTGCATTTAGGTTGTGGCCATGTATGCATATCAAGTaattctatacatatatatatatatataatatatataaactatatagactatacttacatatatatatatagcctatatgcatatatagatagatagatatatttcCACTATCCCATCAATCGACCTCTTCCAGAAGTTTAACATTTCAGAAGCttaatcatattcatatttcagtGAGTATGAAGTATGTAGCAAGTGTGTAATACTGCCCCCATAAACTCTTTAGTGCATAAACATTATATGCGTGAGCCGGATTTATCAATTGACatctttatatattatttatttataacttAACTGAATTCAACAAATAGAATAATAAAGCTAgtgatttcaaaatgaaatttcttttttaatgatATTGTAAGGGTGTAAGCAATTATCTATCTGCATCACCAAAGTGAAGTAAACCCCTTTTCACCTTTAATtatgtctgttttttgttttttttctaggTGCAATTATGGAAACAGAAACTTCCTCTACAGACTATTATGCGGTTATTACAAGTCCTCGTGCCACAAGTCGAGAAGATCTGCATTGACAAGTAAGTgaaaaatggtgatacttttctgttttttgttgttgtttacttatTTCAGTTGAATGGATTCAACATTCAACCTTTCCCATAGAAGGGGGAATGGGCagttatttatttaaactgatattgaatgTTGTAGGTGTTGAATGGGTGGTAGTTTTGGACAAAGGTTGTGTTTTAATCTTGAACATGCACTAGAATTAATTCGGTTGATTAAGATAGACAACTGAccagaaaattaaaaaacagaaatatttcaGTCATGAGAAAGTTCAAATTAGTCATTAATTTCCTTTCCCAACCTTTCAATTTGTTCTTCGTTTTTGTTACAGCTTGTTAGACTGTAGGCCATAATGTATTGATGCAGGAGTATGTATCCTTCAGTGGATAAGTTGTACACTTGCATTCTGCAAATAGCCTTTATTGTAGTTTTAACCAATGAAACAATTCAAATTTTGCCAAACAATAactattttctctcttttttataTCCCTTTGAATTGTTGCACATGACATCCACATTAATATCACTCATCCTTGAAACCACTGCATACTAACTTTACAATTTAACTtacaagagaaaagaaaaagtaagtTACTGTACTGGTGTTTATTAAacatttcctgttttttttacaTCTTTACTCTCACCCATTTTAGGGGTCTAACAGATGAAAGTGAGATCTTGAAATTCCTCCAGCATGGTACCCTGGTGGGTCTTTTACCTGTACCCCACCCTATCCTTATAAGGAAGTACCAGGCAAACAGTGGGACCACTCTGTGGTTCCGCACGTACATGTGGGGAGTCATCTACTTGCGGTAAGTTTAACTTTAAATTGGTAAACTATTGTCAAAGATGCAAACTTAATCTGATCTAATATCTCGTCTATCCAATGTCTCCTTGATCCAATGTCTCCTCGATTCAGTATCCCTTCAGACCAAATTCCTCTTTGTTAAGGTATCTCTTTTTCTAGAGCATTTGAAGAAATTATTAAGTGTCATGGCATCCATACTGGTTTGAAGTTGCAAGGatttaaatcaaaatgaaacCAATAGGTGATTAATCTTCCTCCTatcatatatgcaaatttatattgAAATGTTCACAACcttctgaatattcattaggCTGTACTTTTTAAATTCCCACTGGCATTTTCCTTGGATTAATACAAAAGTAACATATTTCAATAATGGTAGAAAACTGCCAGTCTCTTGTTATTTCTTCTGGCAACAGGGGAAATCCACTGGCAATTATTTGAGTAAATAGCTTGAATTTCTAGGCTTCTATTTTAGTCAAAATAACACTGATCGAACTAAGTCCACCGTCCTAGATGTTGTCGCTAAATCCAGAATAATTTGCAAGTTAATTCAAAAGATCCATTTGGTTCATTAAATTCCCTTTCAAAGGCACCTTGTCGTCCATGTATTAATCACATGGAAAAAGTATCcttgtaaaatttcaaaatgtcctAATTATGACACCACTAGAAATGCAACTGGACTTGTTAAGCTAAATGAACCAATGTCTTATGAGATGGTAGTACCATACCAAGCAACATtgacaacaaatatatatatatggaaatcaAACGAAAGAGCTGCTTTAAGCAGTTACTACTTTTTTAAATTACATACTGGTGTTTGTTAATCTTAAACAGCTCTATAATGCATGTGTAATGTGTATTATAATATGTGCATGATGTGGGTGTGTTCTTGCATGTACACAGTAGAATTGCATGTGTATTTATTCTGTGGGGGGACATGGTTGAATTGATATGGCTTCATATGGTTTAAGAGGACatctgaaatgaaatgaatctTTGTGAGACACAAACACTTTAATACACCTGGTGACCATTCAGTATCGATATTAATATCGAGCAGGTAGTGCGCAGATaggaaaaatgaatgaaaaaaatgttagaATGCCCATTGCAAAGTAGgggcaaaaaaattaaaagaaaatcatcAAACGAGTTAAATATTATGGTaattataaatttaagttttgtGAGTCATTTTTGAGACCAAATCTGTTCAAACTGACAATTTAGATTATTTTATAATTGAGAGATGAAACTTTAATTAGTCCGTTCAAAAAGTTagacttattattattatcattattattataaacatacaCCGTTAGAGCGTTGCAGTCTAGTAGTGAGTCATTACACCagtgaaaattttaaaatcacACGAACAAGTGTATTATGGATCATATCTCGTAGAGATAATACAGTGACTCCACTCATTAAATCAACTCATTGCGTTCGGAAAATGACTGGTGATGACTCGACTAAAGTGACTCGGCACAACTCTGGACTGTGGAGAGTTACAAAAAGTCTGGCTTATGCCACTGCTTGATTCGATTTATAACTAACGCAGCTAACAGATTAATACTAACAGCCAAAGTAGTTACATCCATAGCTTAATGGCTTATGCCACTGCTTGATTTGATTTATAACTAACGCTGTTAACAGATTAATAATAAGAGCCAAAGCAGTTACATCCATAGCTTCACGATTATACGACTGCTTGATACGATTTATAACTAACACGGCTAACAGATTAATAATAACAGCCAAAGCAGTTACATCCATAGCTTCATGGCTTATACGACTGCTTGATACGATTTATAACTAACGCAGCTAACAGATTAATACTAACAGCCAAAGTAGTTACATCCATAGCTTCATTCACAGAAGACTACTGTTAAACATTCACTAATTTATCAATCCTGCCAATGTTCCTTCCCAATGCTCTGCTTTCGTATCAGTAGCTTGCACACCCTCACACAAACTCACCCACACACATATGAAGTCATCTATAAGGTTGATGGAGTAGTAATATCAATCCATCAGTCTTGCTAagtgttgtaaaaaaaaaaaacagttttaaaatCTATGCAGGATTGAATACTCAGGCAGATGGGTTCTATTTC from Apostichopus japonicus isolate 1M-3 chromosome 19, ASM3797524v1, whole genome shotgun sequence carries:
- the LOC139960296 gene encoding protein HID1-like isoform X3, with amino-acid sequence MGGTDSKLNFRKAVVQLTTKTQPVEAGDDAFWDQFWADTVTNVSDVFALIPAAEIRALREESPSNLATLCYKAVEKLVSAAETGCTAPKEQQIVLNSVRLLTRVLPYIFEDADWRGFFWSTLPGQTPEEESLPLAQSLLNALADLLFCPDFSVVASKKQHAAEKPDDPQSIDSCEYIWEAGVGFAISPPHNAQLDQNRTELLKLLLTCFSETMYLPPVSDAHSIPNQWITYLCSSDNRHALPLFTSLLNIACAYDPVGYGMPYNHLLFNDTREPLVEVAAQILVVTLDHTQSSPNASTSIDGIEDSGEHGLTDNLFVNYLSRIHREEDFRFILKGITRLLNNPLIQTYLPGSTKKIAFHQELLVLFWKMCDHNKKFLFYVLKSSDVLDVLVPILYHLNDARADQSRVGLMHIGVFILLLLSGERNFGVRLNKPYSVRVPMDIPVFTGTHADFLVIVFHKIITSGHQRLQPLYDCLLTIIVNVSPYLKSLSMVSANKLLHLLEAFSTPWFLFSNPSNHHLVFFILEVFNNIIQYQFDGNSNLVYTIIRKRNVFHQLANLPTDQSSISQALTRRGKKSAPTPTGEQTEQPMMEGALPPVDAEPGTFKASLAATPALLLDSIKPGYSDSDATDSSHLSDTDPFKFGVASMTETSKVMPGEGVEGVEGAEGGEEPKDSPTKEENSDQAGAHQPPPPGASDTESSAAESQQSAAVAVAKAEAAPSSPPEESSSLEERQIQSMQRTASVSSSGTTTTVSTEWRATPDWVQLWKQKLPLQTIMRLLQVLVPQVEKICIDKGLTDESEILKFLQHGTLVGLLPVPHPILIRKYQANSGTTLWFRTYMWGVIYLRNVEPPIWYDTAVKLFEVQRIKDS
- the LOC139960296 gene encoding protein HID1-like isoform X6, whose amino-acid sequence is MGGTDSKLNFRKAVVQLTTKTQPVEAGDDAFWDQFWADTVTNVSDVFALIPAAEIRALREESPSNLATLCYKAVEKLVSAAETGCTAPKEQQIVLNSVRLLTRVLPYIFEDADWRGFFWSTLPGQTPEEESLPLAQSLLNALADLLFCPDFSVVASKKQHAAEKPDDPQSIDSCEYIWEAGVGFAISPPHNAQLDQNRTELLKLLLTCFSETMYLPPVSDAHSIPNQWITYLCSSDNRHALPLFTSLLNIACAYDPVGYGMPYNHLLFNDTREPLVEVAAQILVVTLDHTQSSPNASTSIDGIEDSGEHGLTDNLFVNYLSRIHREEDFRFILKGITRLLNNPLIQTYLPGSTKKIAFHQELLVLFWKMCDHNKKFLFYVLKSSDVLDVLVPILYHLNDARADQSRVGLMHIGVFILLLLSGERNFGVRLNKPYSVRVPMDIPVFTGTHADFLVIVFHKIITSGHQRLQPLYDCLLTIIVNVSPYLKSLSMVSANKLLHLLEAFSTPWFLFSNPSNHHLVFFILEVFNNIIQYQFDGNSNLVYTIIRKRNVFHQLANLPTDQSSISQALTRRGKKSAPTPTGEQTEQPMMEGALPPVDAEPGTFKASLAATPALLLDSIKPGYSDSDATDSSHLSDTDPFKFGVASMTETSKVMPGEGVEGVEGAEGGEEPKDSPTKEENSDQAGAHQPPPPGASDTESSAAESQQSAAVAVAKAEAAPSSPPEESSSLEERQIQSMQRTASVSSSGTTTTVSTEWRATPDWVQLWKQKLPLQTIMRLLQVLVPQVEKICIDKGLTDESEILKFLQHGTLVGLLPVPHPILIRKYQANSGTTLWFRTYMWGVIYLRNLEPPIWYDTDVKLFEIQRV